From a single Solanum dulcamara chromosome 4, daSolDulc1.2, whole genome shotgun sequence genomic region:
- the LOC129887708 gene encoding protein SMAX1-LIKE 3-like isoform X1 encodes MRSGGCTVQQTLTSEAASVVKQAVVLAKRRGHVQVTPLHVANTLLSSSSGLLRTACLQSQTQSQSHPLRCKALELCFNVALNRLPTSSSSSSSPMLLGHHHYRNQNQSQNQHPSISNALVAAFKRAQAHQRRGSIVENQQQQQQPILGVKIDLEQLIISILDDPSVSRVMREAGFSSTQVKTNVEQAIISLDLICTTSQNPSPSSNFKENNNNHIFLQSDGLVKASCNKVSSATNSFSNHVKDEDVMSVVESLMNKRRKSIVIVGECIGTLEGVIKGVMDKVDNINNGDNCFTIDQSLKEIKLISVPLSTFANITREEVDQRIGELTCHVKSLVTKGVVLYLGDLKWITDYRANNTHNNSRNGLHGKFGYYCPVEHIVMELGRLVCSIGENGKIWLVGIATFQTYMRCRSGHNSLESIWGLHPITFPPGSLGLSLNSDSDTQLELRSKATENGSCGMILDSVDDDDHENQLTCCGDCSSMFKIEALSLQQNNASNIESSTLSSSSLPPWLKDERRRLNSNHHHDQHQKGVSVEQLWKKWNSICNSSHKKTKTFERSLTFPTSTSPSSIFNSPFLDPEEQTWRGENDTKLGPSLRIYIPEHSDSDPRNTFSSNNPNCTPNSTSSSDQIMEMEYYISMFKEFNLENLNILSNALEEKIPWQKEAIIEISKTILQCRSRMIKRTNGEAKEETWLFFQGHDVQAKEKIARELAKVVFGSYSRFTSIALSCFSSIKLDYYKRLRDEQSCSYIERFAQAVCSNPHRVFFVEDVEQVDYCSQRGIKKAIERGKITNSSGEEVSLSDAIIILSCDHESFISSRSSRGVSPNCDGLDNEEIKGANATMEETRSISTNCVSLDLNISIDDDETSNTVDDIRLTESVDRCIMFRIQEM; translated from the exons ATGAGGAGTGGTGGTTGCACAGTGCAACAAACTCTAACATCAGAGGCAGCAAGTGTAGTAAAACAAGCTGTTGTGCTAGCTAAACGTCGTGGTCATGTCCAAGTGACACCTCTCCATGTAGCAAACACCctactttcttcttcttctggcTTGCTTAGAACAGCATGCCTCCAATCTCAAACTCAATCTCAATCTCATCCCCTCCGTTGTAAAGCCCTTGAACTTTGCTTCAACGTGGCCCTCAATCGACTTCCTacatcatcatcttcttctagTAGCCCCATGCTACTAGGTCATCATCACTATCGGAATCAGAATCAGAGTCAGAATCAACATCCTTCCATTTCTAACGCGCTTGTAGCCGCCTTTAAGCGTGCTCAAGCTCATCAAAGGAGAGGATCAATAGTAgagaatcaacaacaacaacaacaacctattTTAGGTGTGAAGATAGATCTTGAACAACTCATCATTTCCATCTTGGATGATCCTAGTGTGAGTAGGGTCATGAGAGAAGCTGGATTTTCAAGTACTCAAGTCAAAACCAATGTTGAACAAGCTATAATTTCACTAGATCTCATATGTACTACTTCTCAAAATCCTTCTCCTTCAAGTAACTTCaaagaaaacaacaacaaccatatATTCCTTCAAAGTGATGGATTAGTAAAGGCAAGTTGCAACAAAGTAAGTAGTGCTACTAATTCTTTTTcaaatcatgttaaagatgagGATGTGATGAGTGTAGTGGAAAGTCTAATGAACAAAAGGAGGAAAAGTATAGTGATAGTTGGTGAATGTATTGGTACCTTAGAAGGGGTGATTAAAGGAGTGATGGATAAAGTTGACAATATTAATAATGGAGATAATTGTTTTACTATTGATCAATCATTGAAAGAAATTAAGCTCATAAGTGTTCCTCTTTCAACTTTTGCTAATATCACAAGAGAAGAAGTTGACCAAAGAATTGGAGAGTTGACTTGTCATGTGAAAAGTCTAGTAACCAAAGGGGTTGTTTTATACTTGGGAGACCTCAAGTGGATTACTGATTATAGGGCTAATAATACTcataataattcaagaaatGGATTACATGGGAAATTTGGGTATTATTGTCCTGTGGAACACATAGTCATGGAACTTGGGAGATTGGTTTGTAGTATTGGTGAAAATGGAAAAATTTGGCTTGTGGGAATTGCAACATTTCAAACTTACATGAGATGCAGAAGTGGTCATAATTCATTGGAATCCATTTGGGGCCTGCATCCTATTACTTTTCCTCCTGGAAGTTTGGGCCTTAGTCTCAATTCTGACAG TGATACACAACTTGAACTTAGAAGCAAGGCAACAGAAAATGGATCTTGTGGGATGATTCTTGATAGTGTGGATGATGATGATCATGAGAATCAATTGACTTGTTGTGGTGATTGCTCTTCCATGTTCAAGATAGAAGCATTAAGCTTACAACAAAACAATGCTTCTAACATTGAATCTTCAACATTGTCCTCATCAAGTTTACCTCCATGGCTTAAAGATGAAAGGCGAAGACTTAATAGTAATCATCATCATGATCAACATCAG AAGGGTGTGTCAGTTGAACAACTTTGGAAAAAGTGGAATTCAATATGCAACTCGTCTCATAAGAAAACCAAGACGTTTGAAAGAAGTTTAACCTTTCCTACTTCAACATCGCCTTCTTCAATATTCAATTCACCATTTCTTGATCCAGAAGAACAAACATGGAGGGGAGAAAATGATACTAAACTCGGACCAAGTTTGAGAATCTACATTCCTGAGCATAGTGATAGTGACCCTAGAAACACATTTTCTTCAAATAATCCAAATTGTACTCCTAATTCCACTTCCTCAAGTGATCAAATCATGGAGATGGAATACTACATTTCAATGTTTAAGGAGTTCAATTTGGAAAACTTGAACATTCTTTCCAATGCATTGGAGGAGAAAATACCATGGCAAAAAGAGGCCATCATAGAAATTTCAAAGACAATATTGCAATGTAGGTCAAGAATGATAAAAAGAACTAATGGTGAAGCCAAAGAAGAAACTTGGTTATTTTTCCAAGGCCATGATGTTCAAGCAAAGGAAAAAATTGCAAGGGAATTGGCTAAGGTTGTGTTTGGTTCTTATTCAAGATTCACATCAATTGCTTTGAGTTGTTTTTCCTCCATAAAGTTGGATTATTACAAAAGGTTGCGAGATGAACAAAGTTGTAGCTACATTGAGAGATTTGCACAAGCAGTGTGTTCAAATCCACACCGCGTTTTCTTCGTGGAGGATGTAGAACAAGTGGACTATTGTTCTCAAAGGGGGATCAAGAAGGCAATTGAAAGAGGGAAAATTACAAATTCAAGTGGTGAAGAAGTGAGTCTAAGTGATGCAATTATCATTTTAAGTTGTGATCATGAGAGTTTTATTAGTTCTAGGTCATCAAGAGGTGTTTCTCCTAATTGTGATGGATTAGACAACGAGGAAATTAAAGGGGCAAATGCAACAATGGAGGAAACTAGAAGTATTAGTACTAATTGTGTTTCTTTGGATTTAAACATCTCCATTGATGATGATGAAACTAGTAATACTGTTGATGATATTAGACTTACTGAAAGTGTTGATAGATGCATTATgtttagaattcaagaaatgTAA
- the LOC129887708 gene encoding protein SMAX1-LIKE 3-like isoform X2: MRSGGCTVQQTLTSEAASVVKQAVVLAKRRGHVQVTPLHVANTLLSSSSGLLRTACLQSQTQSQSHPLRCKALELCFNVALNRLPTSSSSSSSPMLLGHHHYRNQNQSQNQHPSISNALVAAFKRAQAHQRRGSIVENQQQQQQPILGVKIDLEQLIISILDDPSVSRVMREAGFSSTQVKTNVEQAIISLDLICTTSQNPSPSSNFKENNNNHIFLQSDGLVKASCNKVSSATNSFSNHVKDEDVMSVVESLMNKRRKSIVIVGECIGTLEGVIKGVMDKVDNINNGDNCFTIDQSLKEIKLISVPLSTFANITREEVDQRIGELTCHVKSLVTKGVVLYLGDLKWITDYRANNTHNNSRNGLHGKFGYYCPVEHIVMELGRLVCSIGENGKIWLVGIATFQTYMRCRSGHNSLESIWGLHPITFPPGSLGLSLNSDSDTQLELRSKATENGSCGMILDSVDDDDHENQLTCCGDCSSMFKIEALSLQQNNASNIESSTLSSSSLPPWLKDERRRLNSNHHHDQHQGVSVEQLWKKWNSICNSSHKKTKTFERSLTFPTSTSPSSIFNSPFLDPEEQTWRGENDTKLGPSLRIYIPEHSDSDPRNTFSSNNPNCTPNSTSSSDQIMEMEYYISMFKEFNLENLNILSNALEEKIPWQKEAIIEISKTILQCRSRMIKRTNGEAKEETWLFFQGHDVQAKEKIARELAKVVFGSYSRFTSIALSCFSSIKLDYYKRLRDEQSCSYIERFAQAVCSNPHRVFFVEDVEQVDYCSQRGIKKAIERGKITNSSGEEVSLSDAIIILSCDHESFISSRSSRGVSPNCDGLDNEEIKGANATMEETRSISTNCVSLDLNISIDDDETSNTVDDIRLTESVDRCIMFRIQEM, from the exons ATGAGGAGTGGTGGTTGCACAGTGCAACAAACTCTAACATCAGAGGCAGCAAGTGTAGTAAAACAAGCTGTTGTGCTAGCTAAACGTCGTGGTCATGTCCAAGTGACACCTCTCCATGTAGCAAACACCctactttcttcttcttctggcTTGCTTAGAACAGCATGCCTCCAATCTCAAACTCAATCTCAATCTCATCCCCTCCGTTGTAAAGCCCTTGAACTTTGCTTCAACGTGGCCCTCAATCGACTTCCTacatcatcatcttcttctagTAGCCCCATGCTACTAGGTCATCATCACTATCGGAATCAGAATCAGAGTCAGAATCAACATCCTTCCATTTCTAACGCGCTTGTAGCCGCCTTTAAGCGTGCTCAAGCTCATCAAAGGAGAGGATCAATAGTAgagaatcaacaacaacaacaacaacctattTTAGGTGTGAAGATAGATCTTGAACAACTCATCATTTCCATCTTGGATGATCCTAGTGTGAGTAGGGTCATGAGAGAAGCTGGATTTTCAAGTACTCAAGTCAAAACCAATGTTGAACAAGCTATAATTTCACTAGATCTCATATGTACTACTTCTCAAAATCCTTCTCCTTCAAGTAACTTCaaagaaaacaacaacaaccatatATTCCTTCAAAGTGATGGATTAGTAAAGGCAAGTTGCAACAAAGTAAGTAGTGCTACTAATTCTTTTTcaaatcatgttaaagatgagGATGTGATGAGTGTAGTGGAAAGTCTAATGAACAAAAGGAGGAAAAGTATAGTGATAGTTGGTGAATGTATTGGTACCTTAGAAGGGGTGATTAAAGGAGTGATGGATAAAGTTGACAATATTAATAATGGAGATAATTGTTTTACTATTGATCAATCATTGAAAGAAATTAAGCTCATAAGTGTTCCTCTTTCAACTTTTGCTAATATCACAAGAGAAGAAGTTGACCAAAGAATTGGAGAGTTGACTTGTCATGTGAAAAGTCTAGTAACCAAAGGGGTTGTTTTATACTTGGGAGACCTCAAGTGGATTACTGATTATAGGGCTAATAATACTcataataattcaagaaatGGATTACATGGGAAATTTGGGTATTATTGTCCTGTGGAACACATAGTCATGGAACTTGGGAGATTGGTTTGTAGTATTGGTGAAAATGGAAAAATTTGGCTTGTGGGAATTGCAACATTTCAAACTTACATGAGATGCAGAAGTGGTCATAATTCATTGGAATCCATTTGGGGCCTGCATCCTATTACTTTTCCTCCTGGAAGTTTGGGCCTTAGTCTCAATTCTGACAG TGATACACAACTTGAACTTAGAAGCAAGGCAACAGAAAATGGATCTTGTGGGATGATTCTTGATAGTGTGGATGATGATGATCATGAGAATCAATTGACTTGTTGTGGTGATTGCTCTTCCATGTTCAAGATAGAAGCATTAAGCTTACAACAAAACAATGCTTCTAACATTGAATCTTCAACATTGTCCTCATCAAGTTTACCTCCATGGCTTAAAGATGAAAGGCGAAGACTTAATAGTAATCATCATCATGATCAACATCAG GGTGTGTCAGTTGAACAACTTTGGAAAAAGTGGAATTCAATATGCAACTCGTCTCATAAGAAAACCAAGACGTTTGAAAGAAGTTTAACCTTTCCTACTTCAACATCGCCTTCTTCAATATTCAATTCACCATTTCTTGATCCAGAAGAACAAACATGGAGGGGAGAAAATGATACTAAACTCGGACCAAGTTTGAGAATCTACATTCCTGAGCATAGTGATAGTGACCCTAGAAACACATTTTCTTCAAATAATCCAAATTGTACTCCTAATTCCACTTCCTCAAGTGATCAAATCATGGAGATGGAATACTACATTTCAATGTTTAAGGAGTTCAATTTGGAAAACTTGAACATTCTTTCCAATGCATTGGAGGAGAAAATACCATGGCAAAAAGAGGCCATCATAGAAATTTCAAAGACAATATTGCAATGTAGGTCAAGAATGATAAAAAGAACTAATGGTGAAGCCAAAGAAGAAACTTGGTTATTTTTCCAAGGCCATGATGTTCAAGCAAAGGAAAAAATTGCAAGGGAATTGGCTAAGGTTGTGTTTGGTTCTTATTCAAGATTCACATCAATTGCTTTGAGTTGTTTTTCCTCCATAAAGTTGGATTATTACAAAAGGTTGCGAGATGAACAAAGTTGTAGCTACATTGAGAGATTTGCACAAGCAGTGTGTTCAAATCCACACCGCGTTTTCTTCGTGGAGGATGTAGAACAAGTGGACTATTGTTCTCAAAGGGGGATCAAGAAGGCAATTGAAAGAGGGAAAATTACAAATTCAAGTGGTGAAGAAGTGAGTCTAAGTGATGCAATTATCATTTTAAGTTGTGATCATGAGAGTTTTATTAGTTCTAGGTCATCAAGAGGTGTTTCTCCTAATTGTGATGGATTAGACAACGAGGAAATTAAAGGGGCAAATGCAACAATGGAGGAAACTAGAAGTATTAGTACTAATTGTGTTTCTTTGGATTTAAACATCTCCATTGATGATGATGAAACTAGTAATACTGTTGATGATATTAGACTTACTGAAAGTGTTGATAGATGCATTATgtttagaattcaagaaatgTAA